CGCCCCATGCTGTAGTGGGCGGCCGGACGCCGGCGCCCCTCGTAGTGGTGATGCAGGAACTCCGCCTTGTAGGTGGCCATGTCGACCTCGACGGGGCAGTCGGAGCGGCAGCCCCGGCACGACAGGCACAGGTCCAGCGCGTCCCGGACCTCCGTGGAGCGCCAGCCGTCGGTCACCAGCTCACCGGCCAGCATCTCGTGCAGCAGACGGGCACGCCCGCGCGTGGAGTGCTCCTCCCGGCCCGTGACCCGGAACGACGGGCACATCACCCCCGGCCCCGGCGCGGTCGTCGTACGGCACTTCGCGACGCCGACGCACCGGCGCACCGCCGCCGAGAAGTCACCGCCGTCGGACGGGTAGCCGAAGGCCACGTCGACCGGCTCGCGCGGGAGCACGGCGAAGCGCAGGTTGCCGTCGAGGGGCGCGGGGCGCACCAGCATCCCCGGGTTGAGGAGGTCGTCCGGGTCCCAGACCGCCTTGGCCCGCTCGAACAGCGCGACCATGTCCTGCCCGTACATCTTCGGCAGCAGCTCGGCCCGGGCCTGTCCGTCGCCGTGTTCGCCGGAGAGGGAGCCGCCGTGGGACACGACCAGTTCGGCCAGTTCCTCGGAGAACCGACGGAAGCGGGCGATCCCCGCCGCCGTCAGCAGGTCGAAGTCGATACGGACGTGGATGCAGCCGTCCCCGAAGTGCCCGTACGGCGTGCCGCGCAGGCCGTGGTCGGTGAGCAGCACCCGGAAGTCCCTCAGGTACGCGCCGAGCCGGGCCGGCGGCACCGCGCAGTCCTCCCAGCCGGGCCAGGCCTCCGTGCCGTCCGGCATGCGGGTCGCCGTCCCGCTCGCGTCCTCGCGGATCCGCCACAGCGCCCGCTGCCCGGCGGGATCCCGTACGACCCGCGCGTCCAGGACGTCCGCCGCGCGCACGACGGCCTCCGCACGCGCGCGTGCCTCACTCTCCGACTCGCCGCCCGTCTCCACGAACAGCCAGGCCCCGCCCCGCGGCAGCCCGGCCGCAGCGCCCGACGGCACCAGGTCGGCCGCCATCCCCTCCACCGTCAGCGGACCGAACGGCAGCAGCCCGGCGGCGGCCTCGGCGGCGGCGCCCTCGTCGGCGTACCCGAGCACGGCGAGCACGCGCGCGCGTGGAGCCGCGACGAGCCGTACGACGGCCTCCGTGAGCACGCCCAGGGTGCCTTCGCTGCCGCAGAAGGAACGGGCGACGTCGGCGCCGTTCTCCGGCAGCAGCGCGTCCAGGGCGTACCCCGAGATACGGCGGGGCAGCTCCGGAAAGCCGGTCCGCAGCCGGGCGAGTTCCCCGTCCACCAGTCCGCGCAGGCCGTCCGGCGCCCCCGCCCACCCCTGCCCGAGCCGCAGCCGCCCCCCGCGCGCGGTGACGACCTCCAGCTCGCGCACAGCGTCCGCCGTCGTCCCCCAGGCCACCGAGTGGGAGCCGCACGAGTTGTTGCCGATCATCCCGCCGAGCGTGCAGCGGCTGTGGGTGGAGGGGTCGGGGCCGAAGCGCAGCCCGTGCGGGGCGGCGGCCTCCTGGAGCCGGTCGAGAACCAGCCCCGGCTGCACGACGGCCGTCCGCGCCCCCGGATCCAGGGCGACCAACCGGTTCATATAACGGGTGAAGTCCAGCACCACACCCGTGCCCGTCGCCTGCCCCGCGATGGACGTCCCGCCGCCTCGCGCCACCACCGGGACCCCGGCCGCCCGGCACACCTCCAGCACGGCGGCCACGTCGTCGCCGTCCCGGGGCGCGACCACGCCCAGGGGAACGCGGCGGTAGTTCGACGCGTCCATGGTCACCAGCGCCCGGGAGGTGACATCGAAGCCGACGTCACCCCGGACGGCCTTGCGCAGCTCGGCCTCAAGATCCGTCATGGCTTCAGCAAACCAGCATGCGTCCGCCCCTGAAGCCCGTCCGGCATTTGAGGGCGAAGGTGTACGGGCCCGAAGGAGGAGAGGCCCGGTGGGCACAGCCCCCGGTATCGCGACACGCACCCGTCTCACCCGACGGACCAGGTTTCACCCAGGTTTCCCCCACCGGCTAACCTCGCTTTCGTGGCTGAGATCCAGATTCCTGCTGACATCAAGCCCGCCGACGGTCGATTCGGCGCGGGCCCCTCCAAGGTGCGGGTGGAGGCGCTGGACGCCCTGGCCGCCACCGGCACGTCCCTCCTCGGCACCTCCCACCGCCAGGCCCCGGTCAAGAACCTGGTCGGCCAGGTGCGCGAGGGCATCTCCGAGCTGTTCTCCCTCCCCGAGGGCTACGAGGTCGTCCTCGGCAACGGCGGCTCCACCGCGTTCTGGGACATCGCGACCCACGGTCTGATCGAGAACAAGTCGCAGCACCTCACGTTCGGCGAGTTCTCGTCCAAGTTCGCGAAGGCCGCCAAGCTGGCCCCGTGGCTGGCGGAGCCGACGGTCGTCTCCTCCGACCCGGGCACGCACCCCGAGCCCGCGGCCGAGGCGGGTGTCGACGTCTACGCCTTCACCCACAACGAGACCTCCACCGGCGTCGCCGCCCCGATCAAGCGCGTACCGGGCGCCGACGAGGGCTCCCTCGTCCTGGTGGACGCCACCTCCGGCGCGGGCGGCCTCCCGGTCGACATCGCCGAGACGGACGTCTACTACTTCGCCCCGCAGAAGTCCTTCGCCTCCGACGGCGGCCTGTGGATCGGCGTGTTCTCCCCGGCCGCGATCGAGCGCGCCGAGCGGATCCACGCCTCCGGCCGGCACATCCCCGAGTTCTTCAGCCTGCCGACGGCGATCGACAACTCCCGCAAGAACCAGACGTACAACACCCCGGCCCTCTCCACCCTCTTCCTGCTGAACCAGCAGCTGGAGTGGATCAACGGCCAGGGCGGCCTGGACTGGTCGGTGCGCCGCACCGCCACCTCCGCGCGCACGCTGTACGGCTGGGCCGAGGACGTCAAGTACGCCAACCCGTTCGTCACCGACCCGGCCAAGCGCTCCCAGGTCATCGGCACGATCGACTTCTCCGACGACGTGGACGCGGCCGCCGTCGCCAAGGTGCTGCGCGCCAACGGCATCGTCGACACCGAGCCCTACCGCAAGCTCGGCCGCAACCAGCTGCGGGTCGCGATGTTCCCGGCGGTCGACCCGGCCGACGTCGAGGCGCTCACGAAGAGCATCGACTACGTGATCGAGAAGCTGTAGTCGTCACGCGTTCTCCGTACGACGACGATGGGCGCCCGGCGAGAACCGGGCGCCCATCCTCATCCGGCCGCAAGGCTCACGCCGCAGTGCAGCTCACGCTCGGCACACCCCCGCCCCCGGGCGTACCACCGAACCCGAAGCTCGCCGAACCGCCCGCCGGGACCGCCCCGTTGTGCGAGGCGTTCACCGCGGTCACGCCGCCCCCGCTCTGGGTGTACGAGGCGTTCCACATGCTGGTGATCTGCTGCGCGCCGCTCCAGGTCCAGGTCACCTTCCAGG
The sequence above is a segment of the Streptomyces asoensis genome. Coding sequences within it:
- a CDS encoding FAD-binding and (Fe-S)-binding domain-containing protein; the protein is MTDLEAELRKAVRGDVGFDVTSRALVTMDASNYRRVPLGVVAPRDGDDVAAVLEVCRAAGVPVVARGGGTSIAGQATGTGVVLDFTRYMNRLVALDPGARTAVVQPGLVLDRLQEAAAPHGLRFGPDPSTHSRCTLGGMIGNNSCGSHSVAWGTTADAVRELEVVTARGGRLRLGQGWAGAPDGLRGLVDGELARLRTGFPELPRRISGYALDALLPENGADVARSFCGSEGTLGVLTEAVVRLVAAPRARVLAVLGYADEGAAAEAAAGLLPFGPLTVEGMAADLVPSGAAAGLPRGGAWLFVETGGESESEARARAEAVVRAADVLDARVVRDPAGQRALWRIREDASGTATRMPDGTEAWPGWEDCAVPPARLGAYLRDFRVLLTDHGLRGTPYGHFGDGCIHVRIDFDLLTAAGIARFRRFSEELAELVVSHGGSLSGEHGDGQARAELLPKMYGQDMVALFERAKAVWDPDDLLNPGMLVRPAPLDGNLRFAVLPREPVDVAFGYPSDGGDFSAAVRRCVGVAKCRTTTAPGPGVMCPSFRVTGREEHSTRGRARLLHEMLAGELVTDGWRSTEVRDALDLCLSCRGCRSDCPVEVDMATYKAEFLHHHYEGRRRPAAHYSMGRLPVWLRWASRLRAAAPLNALASVGPLAGVAKRLGGIAAERDIPRLARETFSGWWRRREPAPGPGQGGDLVVLWPDTFTEHLSPSVGRAAVRVLEAAGLRVALPPTLRMRGRPVGDGRSRSAAALLTARRGRVCCGLTYVSTGQLDHARVVLRRTLDLMEPVLETAAPVVVLEPSCAAALRTDLPELLHDDPRAARLAARVLTFAEALERHAPDWTPPRLDRPAVGQTHCHQHAVLGDAAERRLREAAGLTGELSGGCCGLAGNFGFERGHFEVSAACAQEQLLPAVRDAPEGAVVLADGFSCRTQLDQLAGTRGRHLAEVLAEHLEDDGREH
- the serC gene encoding phosphoserine transaminase, producing the protein MAEIQIPADIKPADGRFGAGPSKVRVEALDALAATGTSLLGTSHRQAPVKNLVGQVREGISELFSLPEGYEVVLGNGGSTAFWDIATHGLIENKSQHLTFGEFSSKFAKAAKLAPWLAEPTVVSSDPGTHPEPAAEAGVDVYAFTHNETSTGVAAPIKRVPGADEGSLVLVDATSGAGGLPVDIAETDVYYFAPQKSFASDGGLWIGVFSPAAIERAERIHASGRHIPEFFSLPTAIDNSRKNQTYNTPALSTLFLLNQQLEWINGQGGLDWSVRRTATSARTLYGWAEDVKYANPFVTDPAKRSQVIGTIDFSDDVDAAAVAKVLRANGIVDTEPYRKLGRNQLRVAMFPAVDPADVEALTKSIDYVIEKL